The DNA segment AAGCTAGATTCGCTTTAGTGTATCTTTAAGACAGTGGTCGGTCAGAAGTAAGTATAGTTCGCTTTACAGTAACTGGAAACTTAAAGCTATACTATAAATTATCAAGCTATGGAAAGAAGTCTTCAAAGTTATTAGATACATAGCGGGAATATATTAGTAATATATAATGCGGATTGCCGTCATGGATCTACCCCGATGCCTACGCTAATATAACAAATCCAATTCCAGTTCCAATCCGGAAAAAAAGCTCCTAAAGGATCTGAACAACTCCGGATATAATTCCGAATGATATTTTGAATAGCCTGAAGTGCATGACATGAGATATGAATTTACTTATTATTCAACGCTGTGTTAAAGGTGTACTGTTGGAGAGTAAATAACACCACTCAATGGCAAGTGTTGTGATAACAGATAACAGAGAAATAAATTCCACGGGTTCGTCGTTTATTTACAACTAGGTCAGGTGAAGTAAAAGTTATAATTAGAGGAGCGTCAAATGGCAACATTTTTGCAAGTATTTTTGTACCACCTCAACTCAGAAGAAGTAAGGACATTGCTCTAAAATGAAGTTGTATATGAATACTGTGATTCACAACATCCTTCAATTACAGTAATACAGAGCGGAATATATTTTGTGCTAATAATGGCTGGTAGTGGGAGATTCCGAATGGGTGGGTTCAGTCACGGGTTCAACCCCCGTATGGACCGTGtctccatacgtaggactgactatcttgagtagtggtacaggcaggccttggccgacaacggttattgtgataaagaagaagaagaagttatgtttcttcctttttttagtGTTCAGCCAAAGAATTTCACAATTGTGCAAAAGGGTTGACCGACTCTTGACTGAGTACATTCATggggagaggggagggggaagcTGCAAAAAGGTTGAGAACCACTGGTCTGAAAGGCTTATTCCAAAAAGTGTAGTGGATTGTAGGCGGAGAATGGACAGGCTATTTACAGTCATACTATGTTCAATTACCTACCCCTTTTGAAACAAATGTGCAGACATGCGGACTTTGAAATGGTTGGGAGTTTGCTTAACCTTCGTTTCTATGACCACAAATACACCCTCATCTTtatgaccacctacccgggtaggtaatacattttataagggaatttgtatttttattggtcAAAAAATGTCTTATTTAACTTATTCTATACAGCTATAATAACAATACTTGTTTTCATGTTATAAATTTATGAAGTAAGGCTTTTAGTTACATAAATTGAATGCATAGCAATTAGTTCAACTGACACTAATACACCGCCATGTCTTCCCGACTGTCGGGGCAATCATTTATTCTATGTGACTTTAGAAGAAAATTAAGAGCTATAAAACTTTTGGAATAGATTCTATAAATATAACTACATGCATTGCTATACATATCATTACAAAATTAGCGACTAATTCAAAccaaaatcctttattgtATGTATTACCTACacgggtaggtggttatagaagtaaggggtaaaagttgattttattttttaaagcacattttaaaaaatttaaaaattctgAATTTTTTACCACTcttttaaaacatgtttctctAGGGAttcttacttttttttttggatcgaTTCGATAACCCAGTTAAAAGTtataataaaaagaataagcaaaacatacccgggtaggtggttatagaaaTGAAGGTTAATAATGAGTAGAGTTGGTAGATACTTAAAACAATGCTACATCCAAGATAGATAAACCGATTCCTTAAGAGCCCAATTCCAATTTCAAATGGATATTGAGCCCGTGAAGTATATCAAATACGTGCTTATATTGAAGAAAATCAAAAGCACCCACCACTTTTCCAGACAGTTGTGATTTTTACCATTATGGTTACTTTATTGgacaaataaaatcaatattttttttcaatgggCAATATGACATTTTTTACGGTAAGTTTTGCGTTGAATTCAGCTCCCACTGTTTATGGAACGTACAGAATTTGCGTCTTTACTACAGATGAAACCTAATcctacattttttgtttctcttcgttacatacacacacctgGGTAAAACAACTGTGCAATCAAAAGGAAAATCCTTATCGCCGTTCGATACCTATATTGCATTGCCAACTAGAAAGAACTCCATTCTAGACAGAAATCGATTAATTACCCATTCCTAAAAAGAGTCATTCTTTTACAATATTATCGGATGACTTATCGGTGCTATGATCTAGATCATATTTGTGTTGCACTCTGTCGCTCAAATCAAATCATAACACCGCAAACGTGTGCGCCAAGCGTCAGAGCTTGCGTTTTGCTTTGAGTGTGTTTCGCATTTTGACAAAATGTTAAGAGCAAAGCTTATGTGAGCAATGGTCCAAAGAAAATGCAATTTCTCAATTTGTAggcaaatacaacatttggAAGGACTGTCTCATTTGCTTAAAACTCAGGTAGGGCAATCATTTATGTAGAGTTATCCTATTCCTAAGTGGTTGTGGTTAATGcatataattattatttaaaaaatggatAAAGTTGAGGTGCAATTTTTTCTCCAAACGTAGCCGTCTTCGTCTTCATACTACACGTGATTAAAACAGAGCACATTTGGACTCAATCCTCCATGCTTTCATTACGCTCCGGAGAGTGATCGTTATTTTTGGGAGATGCAGAACGGGACTTATCGTGTGACTTATCATGCGACTGCGAGCGATCGCGAGACCTTGAGTGGGATCGTGGAGAACGAGAGCGCGATCGGGATCGCGAACGCGATTTGTTATCCTTGGACTTGGAACGCGAACGTGAATGCGACTTTGAGCGTGATCGGGAACGAGAGCGGGACTCATCGCGATCGCGTTTCGGTGAACGAGAACGTGATTTTGATTTGCTGTTATCCCGAGATTTGCTGCGAaagattaaaaacaaattacattaaaattaAGTTCGTAGCTATGAGATACTGATGTGTATCCACgttaaacaatacatacactGAACGAGAACGCGAACGAGACTTTTCAGGTGATTTCGATCCATTCTTCGATTTCGATCGGCTACGCGACTTAGAACGGCTACGAGACGAACGACGAGACCGGGAACGGGAACGCGATCGACGACGCGAACGCGATCTAGAGCGACTGCTCGAAGACCGTGAGCGGCCACGTCCATTTCGTCCGTTACGTCCACGATCCTCAACCAAACGAATACGTCGTCCATTTAGCTCTGTATCATCCAGCTTCTCAATGGCAGTTTTCATGTCCGATAATGTCGCAAACTCTACGACgctattgttttaaaaatgatcAAACGCACAAAATGGTATTACTCACACACAATAGTTAATGCCTATGTTTAGCTTAGCTTACCCTTCGTTTTTGCGTTGCTTGTGGGCATCTGCATAAGTTACTTCTCCAGCTTGGCGCATGTAGTCCTTGAGATCCttcagaacacaaaaaaatgcgtaaataaacagaaaaagtAAATTAATACGGAgcgattctataaaaaaaaggttatgtAAATACTCTGAAAGAAGACTCTTATTAGAGGGTAactgtgttttcttctttaatCTTAAACCTGCAATAGAATGCTTGTGAGTGAGATCACATCATCTGCGTAATTTAGACACCATCAAAATATGTCTTTACAAGTCACATCATATGCGCTTACAATGCACACATTaaagagagaataaaaaaatataccaaaAGTATATAAGTTTCAATATCTATCGATGAGAATAATGAGACGCCTTAATGTATCATTTTTGCCGGTCCGTTCGCTCTTTCGGTACGTATTTTTCTAATATCAGGCATAATGAAAAGAATCATTGTACGATCTTTAAGCACGCAGGGCAAGTCCAATGCCTTTTGCAGAATGTGTTGCAGTAAATTAAGAAATGctgaatatgtttttttttttcaatttgtttcgtttcatcGTTTTATAACCGGTAATGTGTCTTCATTTTCTGGGTTGTGTGGTCTAGAAATTTTCCATCAGTCTCAGCATCTTCCCATCAGTGGCTGTTGCTTTAGATTCGGTTTATAGGTCAGGATCAGGATGAATGTAGTCGATTTTCGCCAAGTTGATTCCTCCCAGTATACAGTTAAGTATACACAATCATCATGCTGTCTTTCTCATtgttaaaacatatttcaccATTATTATGTTTCTTTGGTAAACGAGGATCAGTCATTCGTTCAGCGACTAGATAATTCCGCTTCTTGAGATAACAGCGTATCATTCTCCGCCTCCTTCTCTGGATGTGTTTCACCATAAATCGATTTGTGGTCTTTGCTTTGCTCGTTTTTATGTGAAATCCGCTTCAGGAAGTCTATGTTGAGACGTCTTACAACGATATGTTTTATGATTCTTTTCATTATGTCCTTTTTCAACATACTTATACTTTCCAGGCTGCAAAATTGCATGCTTACCTAAtctttgtttaaaaaaattggaCAACTGGTGAcaatgattttgtttaaatcatattttcaaaaatacactttaatCAGGATAGTTCATTTCCTTGATTGAATTAGCAGAGGATATAAAAATTGTAGGGGAGACAAACAATTCGTACTATAACCTAAACTAGCAGTATTGCAATCGACAGTTTTCACATTCTTCTAACCATCAATAAAAAACAGAATATTGAAAGGGACAAAAACGATTAAGATTCAAAGAAACGTTTAAAGTAAAAAGATGAAATCAAAATCTAAAAATATCGACCATTACCTTTACGGCCGGACACAGTTTTGGTATTTGGGACAGTCAATGAATCATCTTTCCTTTCTCATGTTCACAGAACCATAGATTTGACCTCTcctcatgcatgtgtgtgtttagtgtgGATACCGAGCGAGCATGACCGTCACTCACATAGCTGGAATCATCGTTAAATGCCAAAAGGGTGGTATCGATCCTTCACTTAGTGCCTCCGACCTCTGTGATGGGATCTCACTTCTTCGAAGGGGAACACAATCGACGACACCAAAAATGGCATTAAAGAATAGCATCCGATGAATGAAAAGGACATCAGAGCGACACCCGAAGATTTGCCACCTTAGTGTACGCGAATGGACGTTCCTCCTGTTGCAGCTTAACGCAGAACCCTCGGAAATGATCATCTTCCAAAACATCCATGCAACATCCGGGGGAGAATAGGTAACTACAGCGCCATTGCCATTGATTACAAGAAAAGAAGATGGTACGGGCAGTATGGTAGACAGGTGACTAAACCTCATCGTGCTTGTGTCATCATCTTCTCTCCAGCCACAACCGATGAGTGTCCATGCTCTCGGGAGGATGAAATGGATTGAAATACGCATTTGGCGACGGAGGAGAACAGTCAAAGCttgaaaatagaaaagaaaaaaggaaaagagcATTCGTCTATGACGCTTAGGATGGACCGATCCCGATGACATCGCCGCCGGTTCGCGTTCATCACACATCCAAGGGCCAAGTCTCGTCTTTTCTCTCGCGGAGTAGGATCCCCTTCAGTCCACAGGGAACACTATATTCCAACACTAGTTTCAGGCGtacgagagagcgagagtagTAACCGTGCACTATTTCACGTCGCAGCAGTAAGGGTTGAATTGGAAACGAGTACATTATTAGCCATCGTTAGAACGAGTGATACCTCATCAGGCGTTGAAATTGTTTAGCGGCCTTCGTCTCAAAGGATGACTATGGTGGAGGCAATTATGTAACGGACATTCTCCTGTCTCTTCTGCATTTGTAGAACTGCGATGATTCCAACAAAATTAGTACCAGTGGAAGGAAACATCGTAGATAGCTGAGATATTCGAATCCAACCTTTTCACTCAATTTTCCATAGCAATCCAAAGTAGTAGAGCATATCTTGATAAAATGCCTAGACGAGAAGTCCTTAACCACATACTGACTCCGCTGGCCTGTGGCGATCGAAGGAGAATATCACTTGAGAGTTCATCCATCACGCTCATGCCATTTCATAACGTCATCCCCTCTTACAATCATCAGACGACCAAGGGGCAGCAGTCGATCCTTGGGCGCGCACAAATCTTCAAAATTAATCAATGTGAAAAATTTTCAAGAATTAGTGTACCATTGATTAGGGCAAGAACAGTTGaataggaaagaaaatataagAAATGAAAACCAATGGAACAATAACGGTACTTTTTTGCTGGAACACACGGTTGGACGTTCGCCCCAGTATGCTGTATCCGAAGTATGCGGTCGATGTTGGCCAGAGAGGGGAAGTCCGGTGCCTATGATTTCCGAATCATATATGGAAGGAGCTCCTGAACACCATCTACCCGCAACTTGGTATGATTGGTGTGCATTGATTCAACGGTATTCAGTAATAATATCTGATCGTACTTGGTGCATGAGTTACACTTCTTGCGAACTACGTCTGGATTGGAGTGGTATCATCAGTAGTCGTCAAATTAATCGTCCAGGAATGTAAGTTTCTTTCTGATCAGCTGAGCGGTGTTTCAGCATATGTGCTATCGGTAGTCGAGTGCTGATCCATGTGCCCAGATCAACCATGACATCTCTCTCATTGGGTGTTATCATCCTGCACGGAGAGGAACGGTGGAGGTCCACCCCACCAGTACCTCCAAACATCCATGTTAATTAGGCTGCTGCACGTCTCCCAGTGGTCAATCACTAGCCATTCGAAGGGAAGCAATCAAACGACGCTACCACACATTATCTTGTGTAAACCCTAGTTCTATGACTTCTCTCATCATGAAATAAGGGCAGCCGCCTTAACAGAAAAAGAATATAATACACATACAATTTTACTACATTTCCTCGAACAGGTAACGATATCTTCTGTCATAAACATAGCTGATAACAAACAATGCATTTCTGTTCTGTCCTTCTGTGCTCCTAGAACATTAAAAACTTCGTTTAATCCCTTTAATGCTTCATGGAGTATTAATCACTTGTTGAATATTATAAAAGTATCCTTCATCTTTCTATGATTATTTCATGCAATATTGAACGTTAATAACTAAAGCAATGACGACATTTGCGGTAAAGAGTGATTTGTTAAGCTAGcaatagtaaaacaaaaatgtacattAATACTAAGCACGATTTACAATATTGATAGATAAAAAGTCTTTAAAACAGCAAATTACATTTGCATAGAATTGCACACACTACAATCTATCCGGCTTATGATATGCTGCTTGTGGCATGTATCGCAAAACAGGGTGCTCACAAACTACGGAACACGGATCAAAATGAAAGGTGATCCGTCCACCTGAGAAGACTGCCCAACTTTTACACAAGTCCAAGACCAATTTTGTATTTCAACTttaaaaatcgtgggaaattTTATATGTTTAACTGGTTGTTTTGTAAATCAAAATATTAACTATGACAATTTAGCTAAAGTTATTGTACAAACTTGATGCAATGCGGGACCCGATAATTGAAAAGATTGGAAGGACTTGGCCTACAACTTTCACAAATGTCAGCACAACGCACTGTCATAcatttaatttgaatatttctaAACAAGAtctgaattttaatttaaaaaatcctttgGTTTGGTTGATGGTCCAATTAGCTACCACTAACTGTCATACTTTTGAGACCATTCATATGCATATATGAAGTGGGAAAATATTGCAAATCATGCCATTGGCATTGTATACACGTTTTGCCAAGtagtaaataattttattaagaGCAACGAGTTTATTGAAaggatttgttaaaaaaataagataaaaatgttgaaatatataaattatGCTCTTACTATGCCATAATAGGGACTAgccgaaaaaaaataataaattgagATTTTCGCATGCCGCTTCGAGAAAACTTCTAAAATACCTCAGAATAGCTAAATCGTTACCATTTTTAATACATAGCAATACGGCCTTGGCCGTACTAtctgagtaaaaaaaaagaactcagTGTTGTTAAGGATCGTTTTACTTTCGCAATCTATCTATTCCTATcactgttttaaaattatgatTCCGCatcgaattaaaaaaaatcattttaagtTACGTGTAATAATAACCAAGCGTGTTTGAAGTCTAGATGTTCAAATAACAGTTATGGAAACACCGGTTCCCGAACAACTGCACCCACATCTCTTTATCAATATTATCATCAAACAAATTTATATAGTACATATGTTCACCTTCCAGTGTAAGAATTTGAGGAAAGTACATACCTGCCAGCTGACACGGGTCGACAAATTCTCCACGACCAGACGGTATTCGGTACGGAGTGGGGGTCCATAACGGGAACTGTTCCTGGAATTGCTTTTATATCTAAACCGACAGTTCAAGGGATTGTGTGTTATTAATACTAATCGGAGGGTTCTTTATTTGACACCCATCACGTAGTTATACTTACTTGTCATACCTTCCACCACGGCGATCTCTATCGTACCTATCTCTTTCGCGGTAACCGCTTGGCCCACGAGCGGTACCCCTTGCTGGTTCCACAACAACTCTACAcggtaaaacaaataaagtaaTTCATATTTTGGTAAGTAAGtcaatatttacaaaaaaaaaaaccaaagtaATAATATGTACCTTTCACCCAATAGCTCTTTCCCGTTTAATTCGTAGACGGCGTCATCAGCATCACGATAATCCTCAAACTCCTAGCAAACGTAGGAtacattagaaaaaaaatgttatttttgtcAGTTAACAGCTAATAATAAAGCGATACTTACAACAAAGCCATAGCCATTCTTGATCAGAATATCTCTCGTCCTGCCATAACCTTTAAAGAAACGCTCCAAGTCGCGTTCCCTGACGCCATACGGCAAACCACCAACATACACGCGTGACCCCACCATTACTTGCAGTTGGCCGCTAAAACGCCTTAATGCAAAGCGAATAAATAGTGAATAACTAACAACAAGCAGCAATAAAggttaaaaataaagcaattgAGTGAGTTAAtggttaaaatattttaagtcACGCGTACTTTAAACATGGCGGCTTAACACTCTCTTCTCCGCATTGCTGTGATACACATGACGGCATGAAATGCCGGATGGAAAAGCACAAGCAAAATAAGATTACACATTTAAATGATAAAACTCTGCGTACCTGTCACAATATTGCTTCAAATAGCTACAACTGAGCTATCGAACCCCAAATAAGCGTGGATTTTGCTGATGTAGATACTTTCCGGTTCACAAAATTGTAGAATTTTCACGGCACGCACACGCTCACGCCAAAACCCAGTTTGCCGATTTTGCTCGTTGAAGGCACAAAGGTAGTCACAATGGACATATGACATATGACATGACGAAAACTAACGATTAGTTCGTccaaaaaattgttttattaatcCTATTTTTATACAACAGTTTAACATTCCAGTGTAACAATAACGTTTATTATTTGCAGCTCTATGTTTTTAAACGAACTTAAGTAAGTTTTTAGGACGGTTTGTAAGATATATTTCATTCGAAATTGATCAAATAGTGTCTTGGAGAATGTACCCATAGGTATAAACAAATCACACTGCACCAAGCACATGTCAGTTGTCCATTTTTTCTTAAATACAGGCGACCCCCGACATACGACCGTATTTGATTAGGCCAAGATGCACATTTTtcgaaggttgatttttatcgcacTCTTATCACatgaagcgtaaactttttcgtaaatttggaATTTGATCCAAAGAGGAATATACAGGATGAACTCACGGGTTGAACTTTGATTCtctgccaactattgaatattTGCTTTTTAGTGGGCACggttctccatacaaaaaaaaaatcaaactttcTCAACAAGCCATGAGATTCttgtgattttttcaaaaaccggttttccatacaatcgcatcccaagtgccacaaatccactaaacgactaCTAAACGGGTTCTGAACGGCACAAGGTCACAACCTAAACAGAATAtaaaaagacttcgtttagcagacggcaaacgactcatgcattttaaaatacgattgtttaaatactaaactccaatggagaCCACCAGCACTGCAGCAAGTGAGATTAGAATACCGGGTTAGATAGTATAGggacgatttttcgttaaatcatcatttttccccaaatcagctatggagttcgagctggctatttgggaggTATTCCTCCGATacatgttttaaatttcacagttctttgagcaaaatgtactaatttgacacatcgaatgtcaattgtaaaataatttttctttaaaaaccattaaaaaccatttcaaaaggaataaaattgaaatcttCAGTTGAAATCGGATTAAATTACTAATTTAGTGGCTTGAACCTTCCACTTCAggcaaaattatacgaaaattagctATTATTTGACCGTAAAGCTCGAACTTACGCGATATTCGACTTTCGCTattattcgagatacgcgattgcctccggtccgcattaatagcgtatatcggggaatacctgtatatAATTGCGAATGATAGCTAGCGCCCGGAAAAATCGGCAAAAATCACCTAgtaaatacatacaccttgctGCAACACAGCGGTCGCTCATATAGGGTAATTTTTTCGGATTTTTCTTTAACCACCTTGGTCTGTGGCGAACAATTGTCTTTTCTGACAtttgtgtttcgtttcttcttctccttcttgtTTCGAAACTTGACAAATGTGATGTGTCTGGATTTCTTTTTTCCGTAGCCAAACTGCAAATTGCTTACACCTCGGCTCCAAGTTTACCGTTTTGATCGTACGAATTCTTGCAGTGTTTTATAGTGCCTTCGTTAGATAAAGGCTCGATTAGTATCTTTCGTTCAATTGATTTAGCTTTCCTTAGTTCCTTTCAGAAGTTTAATACGCCTATTTCGTAGATAAGGCATACGTCTCGCCAGCGCCTCATTACTCATTGCTATAATTATTCCCGAAGTGAAATCGCATTTCTGTatgattttgtaaagaaaCACGTTAGGAACAGCGAATACGTACATTATCGTACTCAACCGGTCACAAGTGTATGTAAAGTTCATCAAATAATTCACCGATCTGCGAACTGCTGAATGAGTCATAGTGCATTTTTATCACGGTAGAAAGTGACTCACAGGAATAACTGAGTTTTCCGCTTACACCAAGCAACATGTTCAGTTGGTTGAAAAGAGAAACGAAAACggaggaggtggtggaaaatgttttaGGAGAGCTGAAAAAAATTTATCGCAGTAAATTGTTACCGCTGGAGGAGCATTACAACTTCCATGACTTTCACTCGCCGAAGCTGGAGGATTCGGATTTCGATGCGAAACCGATGATCCTGCTGGTTGGTCAGTATTCGACTGGTAAAACCACCTTCATCCGGTATCTATTGGAACGTGATTTTCCGGGCATTAGGATTGGACCGGAACCAACAACTGACCGTTTCATAGCTGTCATGTACGATGACAAGGAGGGCATGATACCGGGAAATGCGCTTGTTGTCGATCCGAAGAAACAGTTCCGGCCGCTAGAAAAGTATGGCAACGCTTTCCTCAACCGTTTCCAGTGTTCCCACGTACCGTCCCCCGTACTACGAGCCATTTCAATCGTGGACACGCCCGGTATTCTGTCTGGTGAAAAGCAGCGCGTGGACCGAGGTTACGATTTCACTGGAGTGTTGGAATGGTTTGCGGAACGCGTAGATCGTATTATCCTGCTCTTCGATGCCCACAAGCTGGACATTTCGGATGAATTTAGGCGATCAATCGAAGCACTGCGAGGACATGACGATAAGATACGGATCGTGCTAAACAAGGCGGACATGATCGATCATCAACAGCTGATGCGCGTGTACGGCGCTCTAATGTGGTCTCTCGGCAAGGTACTGCAAACGCCCGAGGTGGCAAGAGTCTACATTGGCTCCTTCTGGGACCAGCCACTGCGGTACGACGTCAACCGGCGACTGTTCGAGGATGAGGAGCAAGATCTTTTCCGCGATTTGCAATCGCTGCCGCGAAATGCGGCGTTGCGTAAACTGAACGATCTTATCAAACGTGCTCGACTAGCAAAGGTCCACGCCTACCTCATTTCAGAGCTTCGGAAAGAAATGCCTCAAATTTTCGGCAAGGATAGTAAGAAAAAGGAGCTGATAAAAAATCTCGGCACTATCTACGATCGCGTCTGCCGGGAGCATCAGGTTTCGATTGGAGATTTGCCTGATATCAAGAAAATGCAAGAAGTACTCGCCAATCAGGACTTTACCAAGTTCCATTCGCTAAAAATGCCACTTATCGAGGTCGTGGACCGTATGCTTGCCGTGGACATTGCCCGTCTTATGAGCATGATTCCGCAGGAAGAGATGCAGTTGGTTTCGGAACCGCTTGTTAAAGGTTGGTACTTTCAATCGCTTATACATAAGTTTCAGAAACGCAGCGTAGTTACGCAATCCACTTGACGTTATGGATGGGCGTTGTACGCGAACCCACGGTATGACGAAGTTCGTTCCGTTTTATCTAATCTTTAGCTGGTCTGTTTGAGGCAACACAGATTTGGTTTGTTGCTTGCAACACATGGTTGCCAGGACACGAACAATTTTGATAGTAGACAACATATTAACCCTTTGTCGAGCTGCGAGGCCAATGTGTCGTTCTACACTGATAAAGTTGCACAGTGTAGCAAGCACTCGTTAAAACTTAACCTACTTTATGCGTGAATGTTTACATTATTACTCAACTAGCTGGCCATTTCGCCATTTTGCCATATCGAGTCAGTAAATGTAGAACCGGTCCAAGCCATAGCTGTTacaatttattcatttcaaaTAATCTACAACGGTGTCGTCCGCTTTTTCATTTGTGCCCGAAGTCCATATCAGCTAAAGAGTAGGTAAATGGTAGACATATCTGTAGAGTATCAGTTCTATGTTTCATAGCATTTGCTTCATTCCATTTTCCATGGACTGCACTTGAGGGACAAATCCACTTGAAGACATTATATGACTTAACTTGTTTATGAGTAGTAGATCTATTTCCAGTAGCCATCATTCTTCTTACATGTCATTGTATTTCGT comes from the Anopheles coluzzii chromosome 2, AcolN3, whole genome shotgun sequence genome and includes:
- the LOC120947489 gene encoding EH domain-containing protein 3 isoform X1, whose translation is MFSWLKRETKTEEVVENVLGELKKIYRSKLLPLEEHYNFHDFHSPKLEDSDFDAKPMILLVGQYSTGKTTFIRYLLERDFPGIRIGPEPTTDRFIAVMYDDKEGMIPGNALVVDPKKQFRPLEKYGNAFLNRFQCSHVPSPVLRAISIVDTPGILSGEKQRVDRGYDFTGVLEWFAERVDRIILLFDAHKLDISDEFRRSIEALRGHDDKIRIVLNKADMIDHQQLMRVYGALMWSLGKVLQTPEVARVYIGSFWDQPLRYDVNRRLFEDEEQDLFRDLQSLPRNAALRKLNDLIKRARLAKVHAYLISELRKEMPQIFGKDSKKKELIKNLGTIYDRVCREHQVSIGDLPDIKKMQEVLANQDFTKFHSLKMPLIEVVDRMLAVDIARLMSMIPQEEMQLVSEPLVKGQSNGTAMETNFLDHLLLKGGAFDGVEDVVSPFGYRKGEGIDAGYGEVDWICNRDRARTDPIFESLGPVDGKISGAAAKSELIKSKLPNNVLSKIWKLSDYDQDGFLDIEEFALAMHLINVKMDGNELPTALPLHLVPPSKRRVD
- the LOC120954026 gene encoding serine-arginine protein 55 isoform X3; its protein translation is MVGSRVYVGGLPYGVRERDLERFFKGYGRTRDILIKNGYGFVEFEDYRDADDAVYELNGKELLGERVVVEPARGTARGPSGYRERDRYDRDRRGGRYDKYKSNSRNSSRYGPPLRTEYRLVVENLSTRVSWQICARPRIDCCPLVV
- the LOC120954026 gene encoding serine-arginine protein 55 isoform X4, with amino-acid sequence MVGSRVYVGGLPYGVRERDLERFFKGYGRTRDILIKNGYGFVEFEDYRDADDAVYELNGKELLGERVVVEPARGTARGPSGYRERDRYDRDRRGGRYDKYKSNSRNSSRYGPPLRTEYRLVVENLSTRVSWQL
- the LOC120954026 gene encoding serine-arginine protein 55 isoform X5: MVGSRVYVGGLPYGVRERDLERFFKGYGRTRDILIKNGYGFVEFEDYRDADDAVYELNGKELLGERVVVEPARGTARGPSGYRERDRYDRDRRGGRYDKNSSRYGPPLRTEYRLVVENLSTRVSWQL
- the LOC120947489 gene encoding EH domain-containing protein 3 isoform X2; translated protein: MFSWLKRETKTEEVVENVLGELKKIYRSKLLPLEEHYNFHDFHSPKLEDSDFDAKPMILLVGQYSTGKTTFIRYLLERDFPGIRIGPEPTTDRFIAVMYDDKEGMIPGNALVVDPKKQFRPLEKYGNAFLNRFQCSHVPSPVLRAISIVDTPGILSGEKQRVDRGYDFTGVLEWFAERVDRIILLFDAHKLDISDEFRRSIEALRGHDDKIRIVLNKADMIDHQQLMRVYGALMWSLGKVLQTPEVARVYIGSFWDQPLRYDVNRRLFEDEEQDLFRDLQSLPRNAALRKLNDLIKRARLAKVHAYLISELRKEMPQIFGKDSKKKELIKNLGTIYDRVCREHQVSIGDLPDIKKMQEVLANQDFTKFHSLKMPLIEVVDRMLAVDIARLMSMIPQEEMQLVSEPLVKGGAFDGVEDVVSPFGYRKGEGIDAGYGEVDWICNRDRARTDPIFESLGPVDGKISGAAAKSELIKSKLPNNVLSKIWKLSDYDQDGFLDIEEFALAMHLINVKMDGNELPTALPLHLVPPSKRRVD
- the LOC120954026 gene encoding serine-arginine protein 55 isoform X1; its protein translation is MVGSRVYVGGLPYGVRERDLERFFKGYGRTRDILIKNGYGFVEFEDYRDADDAVYELNGKELLGERVVVEPARGTARGPSGYRERDRYDRDRRGGRYDKYKSNSRNSSRYGPPLRTEYRLVVENLSTRVSWQDLKDYMRQAGEVTYADAHKQRKNEGVVEFATLSDMKTAIEKLDDTELNGRRIRLVEDRGRNGRNGRGRSRSSSSRSRSRSRRRSRSRSRSRRSSRSRSKSRSRSKSKNGSKSPEKSRSRSRSVKSRDNSKSKSRSRSPKRDRDESRSRSRSRSKSHSRSRSKSKDNKSRSRSRSRSRSPRSHSRSRDRSQSHDKSHDKSRSASPKNNDHSPERNESMED
- the LOC120954026 gene encoding serine-arginine protein 55 isoform X2, with the translated sequence MVGSRVYVGGLPYGVRERDLERFFKGYGRTRDILIKNGYGFVEFEDYRDADDAVYELNGKELLGERVVVEPARGTARGPSGYRERDRYDRDRRGGRYDKNSSRYGPPLRTEYRLVVENLSTRVSWQDLKDYMRQAGEVTYADAHKQRKNEGVVEFATLSDMKTAIEKLDDTELNGRRIRLVEDRGRNGRNGRGRSRSSSSRSRSRSRRRSRSRSRSRRSSRSRSKSRSRSKSKNGSKSPEKSRSRSRSVKSRDNSKSKSRSRSPKRDRDESRSRSRSRSKSHSRSRSKSKDNKSRSRSRSRSRSPRSHSRSRDRSQSHDKSHDKSRSASPKNNDHSPERNESMED